From Glycine soja cultivar W05 chromosome 4, ASM419377v2, whole genome shotgun sequence, the proteins below share one genomic window:
- the LOC114410494 gene encoding O-fucosyltransferase 9-like isoform X2 gives MHGYSRLGGAARSPPSSPRFRHGRSKSSSWCSSKESNSMEKLVFILMSAVFRRRGLLLFAPLLYISGMLLYMGSLSIDVVSIKNGVVLVHKRAPPGSVYRSPQLFQNLWPFMEADNGTTLNVLMRAWTKKELREWKPCANRSVPEIELPKSNGFLIIEANGGLNQQRLSICDAVAVAGLLNATLLIPIFHLNSVWRDSRAVRIAPFSNRLAQAVPSKIQGLRCFANFGALRFSEPIRTLAESMVDRMVKYSSHSGGKYVSVHLRFEEDMVAFSCCEYDGGEEEKHEMDIARERSWRGKFRRKHRIIKPGANRVDGRCPLTPLEVGMMLRGMGFDNTTSVYVAAGKIYKEQKYMAPLKQMFPRLQTKNTLATPEELAQFMGHSTRLAALDYTVCLHSEVFVTTQGGNFPHFLMGHRRYMYGGHAKTIKPDKRRLALLFDNPNIRWEVFKQQMKDMLRHSDQKGTELKKAGESLYTFPMPDCMCRQAEPKSENGNTTKYMKL, from the exons ATGCATGGTTACAGCCGCCTGGGCGGAGCAGCGCGGTCGCCTCCGTCGTCTCCTCGGTTCCGGCACGGCCGGAGCAAGAGCAGCAGCTGGTGTTCGTCGAAGGAGAGCAATTCCATGGAGAAGTTGGTCTTTATTCTTATGTCGGCAGTTTTTAGAAGGCGTGGTTTGCTTCTCTTCGCTCCTTTGTTGTACATTTCGGGAATGCTGTTGTATATGGGTTCCTTGAGCATCGATGTCGTCAGTATAAAGAACGGCGTCGTTCTTGTACACAAGCGTGCTCCTCCCGGTTCTGTTTATAGGAGTCCTCAGCTCTTCCAAAACTTGTGGCCTTTCATGGAGGCTGATAATGGAACTACTCTCAATGTG TTGATGAGAGCATGGACTAAAAAGGAGCTTAGAGAGTGGAAGCCCTGTGCTAACAGAAGTGTTCCTGAAATAG AATTGCCAAAGTCAAATGGGTTCCTTATAATTGAAGCAAATGGTGGATTGAATCAGCAACGCTTGTCG ATATGTGATGCAGTTGCTGTGGCTGGACTACTAAATGCAACTCTTCTTATTCCTATATTTCATTTAAATAGTGTATGGCGAGACTCAAG GGCTGTTCGCATTGCACCTTTCTCCAACAGATTAGCTCAAGCAGTACCCTCAAAAATCCAAGGGCTTAGGTGCTTTGCCAATTTTGGAGCTCTTAGATTTTCAGAACCTATACGAACACTTGCAGAAAGCATGGTTGATCGGATGGTTAAATATAGCTCCCATAGTGGAGGGAAATATGTTTCAGTGCATCTTCGTTTCGAGGAG GATATGGTTGCATTTTCATGCTGTGAGTATGATGGTGGGGAGGAGGAGAAACATGAAATGGATATTGCTCGTGAAAGGAGTTGGCGAGGTAAATTCAGAAGAAAGCATAGGATAATAAAGCCTGGTGCAAATCGTGTGGATGGAAGATGCCCACTGACTCCTTTAGAG GTGGGAATGATGCTTAGAGGCATGGGTTTTGATAACACAACCTCAGTATATGTTGCAGCAGGAAAGATTTATAAAGAACAGAAGTACATGGCACCACTTAAACAGATGTTTCCACGATTACAAACCAAGAATACGCTGGCAACACCAGAAGAGCTTGCTCAATTTATG GGGCATTCGACTAGGTTGGCCGCTCTTGATTATACTGTTTGCCTTCATAGTGAAGTATTTGTTACAACCCAAGGTGGAAATTTCCCCCACTTCTTGATGGGTCACAGGCGCTATATGTATGGTGGACATGCAAAGACAATAAAACCCGACAAAAGAAGATTGGCTCTATTATTCGATAATCCTAATATAAG ATGGGAAGTATTCAAGCAGCAAATGAAAGACATGCTTCGTCATAGTGATCAAAAGGGAACTGAATTAAAAAAGGCTGGTGAGTCTCTATATACTTTTCCCATGCCAGATTGTATGTGTAGACAGGCAGAACCCAAAAGTGAAAACGGTAACACGACGAAATATATGAAGCTATAA
- the LOC114410493 gene encoding uncharacterized protein LOC114410493 — MDLCAVHAKNLFHTNSFCHRPISSHLGRTRVFEITVSRRKPYSKVGYRPFVVSATGKKNHGNSSSSGNEERSIPEGDGTRGNNSSDGNKSENNSEKCHHTNLDWREFRAKLYRDELKEISDADMHNQGGTLPNSKPLGTQWAHPIPVPEAGCVLVATEKLDGIRTFERTVILLLRSGTRHHQGGPFGIVINRPLHKKIKHLKPTNHDLLTTFSDCSLHFGGPLEASMVLLKTEEKMKLPGFEEVIPGLCFGSRNSLDDAAGLVKKGILKPHDFRFFVGYAGWQLDQLRDEIESDYWYVAACSSSLLCGALSDPSESLWEEILQLMGGHYSELSRKPKQDM, encoded by the exons ATGGATCTGTGTGCTGTTCATGCGAAGAACCTTTTCCACACAAATTCGTTTTGCCACAGACCCATTTCCTCCCATTTGGGAAGGACCAGAGTGTTTGAGATCACTGTTTCGAGGAGAAAGCCTTACTCTAAAGTTGGGTATCGCCCATTTGTTGTCAGCGCCACGGGGAAGAAGAATCATGGCAACTCCTCTTCTTCTG GCAATGAAGAACGGTCCATTCCCGAAGGAGATGGTACTAGAGGGAACAATTCTTCTGATGGCAACAAATCAGAAAACAACTCTGAGAAATGCCACCATACTAATCTGGATTGGCGCGAGTTCAGGGCAAAGCTATATAGAGATGAGCTG AAAGAAATATCAGATGCTGACATGCACAATCAAGGTGGAACATTGCCCAATTCCAAACCTCTTGGAACACAGTGGGCTCATCCTATTCCAGTACCTGAGGCTGGTTGCGTACTTGTGGCTACCGAAAAGCTTGATGGCATTCGCACCTTTGAAAGAACTGTTATTCTCCTTCTCAGATCTGGAACTAGACATCATCAAGGAGGGCCTTTTGGAATTGTCATCAACCGTCCTCTTCACAAAAAGATCAAACACTTGAAACCTACAAATCATGATCTATTAACTACCTTCTCTGATTGTTCTCTGCATTTCGGCGGACCTCTTGAGGCAAGCATGGTTTTGTTGAAAACAGAGGAGAAGATGAAGCTTCCAGGATTTGAAGAGGTAATCCCTGGGCTATGTTTTGGATCTCGAAACAGTTTGGATGATGCTGCAGGGCTTGTGAAGAAGGGGATTCTCAAGCCTCATGACTTCAGATTCTTTGTTGGTTATGCCGGATGGCAACTGGATCAGTTGAGAGATGAGATTGAGTCAGATTATTGGTATGTAGCTGCATGTAGCTCAAGTTTGCTTTGTGGGGCTTTATCAGATCCGTCAGAAAGTTTGTGGGAGGAGATTTTGCAGCTAATGGGTGGCCATTACTCCGAATTGAGCCGGAAGCCAAAGCAAGACATGTAG
- the LOC114410494 gene encoding O-fucosyltransferase 9-like isoform X1: MHGYSRLGGAARSPPSSPRFRHGRSKSSSWCSSKESNSMEKLVFILMSAVFRRRGLLLFAPLLYISGMLLYMGSLSIDVVSIKNGVVLVHKRAPPGSVYRSPQLFQNLWPFMEADNGTTLNVLMRAWTKKELREWKPCANRSVPEIELPKSNGFLIIEANGGLNQQRLSICDAVAVAGLLNATLLIPIFHLNSVWRDSSNFGDIFDENFFIQSLGNRVHVVRELPDDILQRFDNNISNIVNLRVKGWSSSAHYLQKVLPQLLEMGAVRIAPFSNRLAQAVPSKIQGLRCFANFGALRFSEPIRTLAESMVDRMVKYSSHSGGKYVSVHLRFEEDMVAFSCCEYDGGEEEKHEMDIARERSWRGKFRRKHRIIKPGANRVDGRCPLTPLEVGMMLRGMGFDNTTSVYVAAGKIYKEQKYMAPLKQMFPRLQTKNTLATPEELAQFMGHSTRLAALDYTVCLHSEVFVTTQGGNFPHFLMGHRRYMYGGHAKTIKPDKRRLALLFDNPNIRWEVFKQQMKDMLRHSDQKGTELKKAGESLYTFPMPDCMCRQAEPKSENGNTTKYMKL, encoded by the exons ATGCATGGTTACAGCCGCCTGGGCGGAGCAGCGCGGTCGCCTCCGTCGTCTCCTCGGTTCCGGCACGGCCGGAGCAAGAGCAGCAGCTGGTGTTCGTCGAAGGAGAGCAATTCCATGGAGAAGTTGGTCTTTATTCTTATGTCGGCAGTTTTTAGAAGGCGTGGTTTGCTTCTCTTCGCTCCTTTGTTGTACATTTCGGGAATGCTGTTGTATATGGGTTCCTTGAGCATCGATGTCGTCAGTATAAAGAACGGCGTCGTTCTTGTACACAAGCGTGCTCCTCCCGGTTCTGTTTATAGGAGTCCTCAGCTCTTCCAAAACTTGTGGCCTTTCATGGAGGCTGATAATGGAACTACTCTCAATGTG TTGATGAGAGCATGGACTAAAAAGGAGCTTAGAGAGTGGAAGCCCTGTGCTAACAGAAGTGTTCCTGAAATAG AATTGCCAAAGTCAAATGGGTTCCTTATAATTGAAGCAAATGGTGGATTGAATCAGCAACGCTTGTCG ATATGTGATGCAGTTGCTGTGGCTGGACTACTAAATGCAACTCTTCTTATTCCTATATTTCATTTAAATAGTGTATGGCGAGACTCAAG CAATTTTGGTGACATTTTCGATGAAAATTTCTTCATACAATCACTTGGAAATCGTGTGCATGTGGTGAGAGAACTCCCTGATGACATACTTCAACGATTTGACAATAACATAAGTAATATTGTCAATCTTAGAGTAAAAGGTTGGTCCAGTTCAGCTCACTATCTTCAGAAGGTCCTTCCTCAGCTTTTGGAAATGGG GGCTGTTCGCATTGCACCTTTCTCCAACAGATTAGCTCAAGCAGTACCCTCAAAAATCCAAGGGCTTAGGTGCTTTGCCAATTTTGGAGCTCTTAGATTTTCAGAACCTATACGAACACTTGCAGAAAGCATGGTTGATCGGATGGTTAAATATAGCTCCCATAGTGGAGGGAAATATGTTTCAGTGCATCTTCGTTTCGAGGAG GATATGGTTGCATTTTCATGCTGTGAGTATGATGGTGGGGAGGAGGAGAAACATGAAATGGATATTGCTCGTGAAAGGAGTTGGCGAGGTAAATTCAGAAGAAAGCATAGGATAATAAAGCCTGGTGCAAATCGTGTGGATGGAAGATGCCCACTGACTCCTTTAGAG GTGGGAATGATGCTTAGAGGCATGGGTTTTGATAACACAACCTCAGTATATGTTGCAGCAGGAAAGATTTATAAAGAACAGAAGTACATGGCACCACTTAAACAGATGTTTCCACGATTACAAACCAAGAATACGCTGGCAACACCAGAAGAGCTTGCTCAATTTATG GGGCATTCGACTAGGTTGGCCGCTCTTGATTATACTGTTTGCCTTCATAGTGAAGTATTTGTTACAACCCAAGGTGGAAATTTCCCCCACTTCTTGATGGGTCACAGGCGCTATATGTATGGTGGACATGCAAAGACAATAAAACCCGACAAAAGAAGATTGGCTCTATTATTCGATAATCCTAATATAAG ATGGGAAGTATTCAAGCAGCAAATGAAAGACATGCTTCGTCATAGTGATCAAAAGGGAACTGAATTAAAAAAGGCTGGTGAGTCTCTATATACTTTTCCCATGCCAGATTGTATGTGTAGACAGGCAGAACCCAAAAGTGAAAACGGTAACACGACGAAATATATGAAGCTATAA